One window of Nostoc sp. C052 genomic DNA carries:
- the rnc gene encoding ribonuclease III: MHKLLIFHNEKLLRRALTHRSYVHENPGEGEHNERLEFLGDALLNFLSGEYLYSCHPEMGEDELTRRRSALVDEKQLAKFAEEVGLDFRMRLGKGAIRDGGYQNPNLLSSTFEAVLGAYYLDNDSNIEAVRAIVEPLFDSVDPKNIVVSRSNVDSKNRFQEWVQRNVTPNPPKYFTEQIGGPSHAPEFIAKVLVDEKIYGEGKGRNKKDAEKAAAEDALAKLKKQGLL, encoded by the coding sequence ATGCACAAACTTCTAATATTCCATAATGAAAAACTTCTACGCCGTGCGCTTACGCATCGTTCGTATGTGCATGAAAATCCCGGAGAAGGCGAACACAATGAACGCCTAGAATTTCTCGGTGATGCTTTGCTGAATTTCTTAAGTGGCGAGTATCTATATAGTTGTCACCCAGAAATGGGAGAAGATGAATTAACACGGCGGCGTTCGGCGCTGGTAGATGAAAAGCAATTAGCAAAGTTCGCTGAGGAAGTAGGTTTAGACTTTAGAATGCGGTTAGGAAAAGGTGCAATTCGAGATGGAGGCTACCAAAATCCTAATTTGCTCAGTAGCACCTTTGAAGCTGTACTTGGTGCTTATTATTTGGATAATGATTCGAATATTGAAGCAGTTCGCGCAATTGTAGAACCACTATTTGATTCTGTAGATCCAAAAAATATAGTTGTGTCTCGTTCTAATGTAGACTCAAAAAATCGCTTTCAAGAATGGGTGCAACGTAATGTTACTCCAAATCCCCCCAAATATTTCACAGAACAAATAGGAGGCCCTTCTCACGCGCCAGAATTCATCGCAAAAGTATTGGTAGATGAAAAAATTTATGGCGAAGGTAAGGGACGCAATAAAAAAGATGCAGAAAAAGCTGCTGCTGAAGATGCGCTTGCTAAGTTGAAAAAACAAGGTTTGTTATAG
- the ftsH2 gene encoding ATP-dependent zinc metalloprotease FtsH2 — translation MKFSWKVVALWTLPALVIGFFFWQGAFAGAPADMNRNTANTRMTYGRFLEYLDGDRVTSVDLYEGGRTAIIEARDPDIENRVQRWRVDLPINAPELISKLKEKAISFDAHPMRNDGAIWGLLGNLVFPVLLITGLFFLFRRSSNLPGGPGQAMNFGKSKARFQMEAKTGVKFDDVAGIEEAKEELQEVVTFLKQPERFTAVGARIPKGVLLVGPPGTGKTLLAKAIAGEAGVPFFSISGSEFVEMFVGVGASRVRDLFKKAKDNAPCIIFIDEIDAVGRQRGAGIGGGNDEREQTLNQLLTEMDGFEGNTGIIIIAATNRPDVLDSALLRPGRFDRQVTVDAPDIKGRLEILQVHARNKKLDTSVSLDAIARRTPGFTGADLANLLNEAAILTARRRKEAITLREIDDAVDRVVAGMEGTPLVDSKSKRLIAYHEIGHALVGTLLKDHDPVQKVTLIPRGQAQGLTWFTPNEEQGLISRSQLKARITGALGGRAAEEVIFGAAEVTTGAGGDLQQLSGMARQMVTRFGMSDLGPLSLESQQGEVFLGRDWTTRSEYSESIASRIDGQVREIVEQCYDNAKKIIRDHRTVTDRLVDLLIEKETIDGEEFRQIVAEYAEVPDKQQYVPQL, via the coding sequence ATGAAATTCTCTTGGAAAGTCGTAGCACTCTGGACATTACCGGCTTTGGTAATTGGTTTTTTCTTCTGGCAGGGGGCCTTTGCAGGCGCTCCTGCTGACATGAATAGGAACACAGCCAATACCCGTATGACTTATGGTCGCTTCCTAGAATACTTGGACGGCGATCGCGTCACCAGTGTGGATCTTTACGAAGGCGGTAGAACAGCAATTATAGAAGCCCGCGATCCAGACATTGAAAATCGTGTCCAAAGGTGGCGTGTAGATTTGCCTATTAACGCTCCTGAGTTAATTAGTAAGCTCAAAGAAAAAGCCATTAGTTTCGATGCTCACCCGATGCGGAATGATGGCGCAATTTGGGGATTGTTGGGTAATCTTGTCTTTCCAGTTTTATTGATTACCGGACTGTTCTTTTTGTTCCGGCGTTCTAGTAACCTCCCCGGCGGGCCAGGTCAAGCGATGAACTTCGGCAAATCCAAAGCGCGTTTCCAAATGGAGGCAAAAACCGGGGTCAAATTTGACGACGTAGCCGGCATCGAAGAAGCTAAGGAAGAACTACAAGAAGTCGTCACCTTCCTCAAGCAGCCAGAAAGATTTACCGCTGTAGGCGCACGCATTCCCAAGGGAGTACTGTTAGTTGGGCCTCCTGGAACTGGTAAAACTTTACTAGCAAAAGCGATCGCAGGCGAAGCAGGTGTACCTTTCTTCAGTATTTCCGGTTCGGAATTTGTAGAAATGTTCGTTGGCGTGGGTGCATCCCGCGTCCGCGACTTGTTCAAGAAAGCTAAAGATAACGCCCCCTGTATTATCTTCATCGATGAAATCGACGCTGTGGGCAGACAACGGGGCGCTGGTATCGGTGGCGGTAACGACGAGAGAGAGCAAACCCTCAACCAATTGCTCACCGAAATGGACGGGTTTGAAGGTAACACAGGCATCATTATTATTGCTGCTACCAACCGTCCCGACGTACTAGACTCAGCCTTGTTACGTCCCGGTCGCTTTGACCGCCAAGTAACAGTCGATGCACCCGATATCAAAGGGCGTTTGGAAATCTTACAAGTCCATGCGCGGAATAAGAAATTAGACACTAGCGTATCGTTGGATGCGATCGCTCGCCGCACTCCTGGATTCACTGGTGCTGACTTAGCCAACTTACTCAACGAAGCAGCAATTCTCACTGCGAGAAGACGCAAGGAAGCCATTACCCTCCGCGAAATTGATGATGCAGTAGATCGGGTAGTTGCTGGTATGGAAGGTACTCCCTTGGTTGATAGCAAGAGCAAGCGCTTAATTGCTTACCACGAAATCGGACACGCCTTAGTGGGAACTTTGTTAAAAGACCATGACCCAGTACAGAAAGTTACCCTGATTCCACGAGGACAAGCACAGGGTTTAACTTGGTTTACACCCAACGAAGAACAGGGGTTAATTTCCCGTTCTCAGTTGAAAGCGAGAATTACTGGTGCTTTGGGTGGCCGCGCCGCCGAAGAGGTAATTTTTGGCGCTGCGGAAGTCACAACTGGCGCTGGTGGAGACTTGCAGCAGTTATCGGGAATGGCACGGCAGATGGTGACTCGTTTCGGAATGTCCGATTTAGGGCCACTATCGTTAGAAAGCCAGCAGGGAGAAGTATTCTTGGGTCGTGATTGGACAACTCGATCTGAGTATTCTGAATCCATCGCTTCCCGCATTGATGGACAAGTCAGGGAAATTGTTGAGCAGTGCTACGACAATGCTAAAAAGATCATCCGTGACCATCGCACTGTCACCGATCGCTTAGTAGATTTGCTCATCGAGAAAGAAACCATTGATGGCGAAGAATTCCGCCAGATTGTGGCTGAATATGCTGAAGTCCCAGATAAGCAACAGTACGTACCGCAACTGTAA
- a CDS encoding NYN domain-containing protein, with the protein MTHPDQSSKKQTSQQKNYIGIFADIQNVSSIKGKGHLLLKFAQSKGHIVCKNLYYNSHDINQVCTKNELEILSMKGVDVPDYSENSADYRLMADCVKAVAFNPSLKTIILLSGDWDYAGLICILKSLGKKVIIFAQRGSESPKLIKLVGNDNFHFVDELPQLVANSNKTQPQNTDIVSQINYKEAIEYLIEAIKTASSQGKPTVFGCIDKLMRQRCANYQGYLSISTDDSKKFKSFSQFIDVAVKDGKVRKQNQELFLTELDILAA; encoded by the coding sequence ATGACACACCCTGATCAATCTTCCAAAAAACAAACAAGCCAGCAGAAAAATTATATCGGTATTTTTGCCGATATTCAAAATGTCTCTTCAATTAAAGGAAAGGGTCATTTATTGCTGAAATTTGCCCAATCTAAGGGGCATATAGTCTGTAAAAATCTCTACTATAATTCACACGATATAAACCAAGTTTGTACCAAAAATGAGCTAGAAATTCTTAGTATGAAGGGTGTTGATGTTCCTGATTATTCAGAGAATAGTGCAGATTATAGATTGATGGCTGACTGTGTTAAAGCAGTTGCCTTTAATCCTTCTCTAAAAACAATTATCCTACTTTCAGGAGACTGGGACTATGCTGGCTTAATTTGTATTCTAAAATCTTTGGGTAAAAAGGTGATAATTTTTGCTCAACGAGGTAGTGAGAGTCCAAAGTTGATTAAACTGGTTGGTAATGATAACTTCCACTTTGTAGATGAATTACCTCAGCTAGTTGCCAATAGCAATAAGACTCAACCTCAAAACACAGATATTGTGTCTCAGATTAATTACAAAGAGGCTATAGAGTATTTAATTGAAGCTATCAAAACTGCCTCAAGCCAAGGTAAGCCTACCGTATTTGGTTGCATTGATAAATTGATGCGTCAACGTTGTGCTAACTATCAAGGATACTTATCTATTTCTACAGATGATAGTAAGAAATTTAAGAGTTTTAGCCAGTTTATTGATGTTGCTGTCAAGGATGGCAAAGTCCGAAAGCAAAATCAGGAGTTATTTTTAACTGAGTTAGATATACTGGCTGCCTAA
- a CDS encoding Uma2 family endonuclease: protein MSIAQAKRFTLDEYHRLGELGFFHEDDHIELINGEIIEMASKGTVHETCLRKLWKELPKILGDKATLQSQAPIALPPNSEPEPDFAIVQNRADDYLSGHPKAANVFLVMEVSDSSLAYEQDVKIPLYAKGGITDYWIFNLFDNYLEAYSEPYQDNQGRYGYSNKRILLSNEVITFPCFPDLSLDLARVFPPKLNF, encoded by the coding sequence ATGAGTATTGCCCAGGCTAAACGCTTCACACTAGATGAATACCACAGGCTCGGAGAATTAGGCTTTTTCCATGAAGATGACCACATTGAATTAATCAACGGGGAAATTATTGAAATGGCATCCAAAGGTACAGTCCATGAAACTTGTTTAAGAAAACTGTGGAAGGAACTCCCCAAAATACTGGGAGACAAGGCTACTTTGCAATCACAAGCGCCGATTGCTTTGCCACCTAATAGCGAACCTGAGCCTGATTTTGCGATTGTTCAAAACCGTGCTGATGATTATCTGTCGGGTCATCCTAAAGCGGCTAATGTGTTTTTAGTAATGGAGGTTTCAGATTCTTCTTTGGCCTATGAGCAAGACGTTAAAATACCTCTCTATGCTAAAGGAGGTATTACTGATTATTGGATATTCAATTTATTCGATAATTATTTGGAAGCTTACAGTGAACCATATCAGGATAATCAAGGCAGATATGGTTATTCAAATAAGAGAATTCTCTTGTCAAATGAGGTAATAACTTTTCCCTGCTTCCCTGATTTATCTCTTGATTTAGCTAGGGTATTTCCGCCAAAGCTGAATTTTTAA
- a CDS encoding serine/threonine-protein kinase: MNQSPFTSPSTTGLLANRYQLKQLIGSGGMGEVFLANDILLGGIPVAVKFLTKTVVDSKMQQDFAREALMSAALSQKSIHIVRAYDYGVNDKGKPYYVMEYLSGKSLKDLIPLPLHIFLTLSRQICLGLQCAHQGINIDGKICPLVHRDIKPANILVIPDPILGQLVKILDFGIARFLNYASTASTSRGFNGTLPYCSPEQLDGEKLDSRSDIYSLGVMMFEMLTGKKPWQPETDYFGAWYKAHHFEQPKTIAEVKPTLKIPQKLNNLIMACLAKKASDRPQNIAQILQVLNSLEPLNCPSLPTNIASSSILNRPLNSALPIAIEQSCRQLLWPENKPIQEIVFPQILDTAQGSMTALWLMLSQQEIKNYAASTRYSRFIFITSPHPMLLWVTVLYNRQLAPKWLPCYLDMQNPQNLKMVSLLTENEHYPLIFFTLEEPHSCTQVLSSRIEPTQRQLLKTWVQQSHTLPPTSQAQLSRQLLKQQYKQIQSRILQHLESEPQVVLSRF, encoded by the coding sequence GTGAATCAAAGCCCATTTACATCTCCAAGTACTACGGGCTTGCTTGCCAATCGTTATCAACTTAAGCAATTAATTGGTAGCGGTGGTATGGGTGAAGTTTTTTTAGCCAATGATATTTTGCTCGGAGGCATACCGGTTGCTGTCAAATTTTTGACTAAAACTGTTGTAGATAGCAAGATGCAACAAGACTTTGCTCGTGAAGCTTTAATGAGTGCAGCTTTGAGTCAAAAAAGTATACATATAGTACGAGCCTATGATTATGGTGTGAATGATAAAGGAAAACCATATTATGTCATGGAATATCTATCTGGCAAGAGTTTAAAAGATTTAATTCCGCTGCCACTACATATATTTTTGACTCTCTCTCGCCAGATTTGTTTGGGCTTACAATGCGCTCATCAAGGTATTAACATTGATGGCAAAATTTGTCCGTTAGTTCATCGAGATATCAAGCCTGCTAATATATTAGTTATTCCCGATCCGATATTGGGTCAGTTAGTTAAAATTCTTGATTTTGGAATTGCTAGATTTTTAAATTATGCATCAACAGCCAGTACAAGTAGGGGATTTAATGGCACTTTACCCTACTGTTCTCCAGAACAATTAGATGGAGAAAAATTAGATAGCCGCTCTGATATTTATAGTCTGGGTGTAATGATGTTTGAGATGCTCACAGGTAAAAAACCTTGGCAACCTGAAACTGATTACTTTGGCGCTTGGTATAAGGCACATCACTTTGAGCAGCCAAAAACGATCGCAGAGGTTAAACCCACTCTGAAAATACCTCAAAAGCTGAATAATTTAATCATGGCTTGTCTGGCTAAAAAAGCAAGCGATCGCCCCCAAAATATCGCTCAAATTTTGCAAGTATTAAATAGTTTAGAACCCTTAAATTGTCCCAGCTTACCTACAAATATAGCCTCTAGTTCCATCTTGAACCGTCCTTTAAATTCTGCATTACCAATAGCAATAGAACAAAGCTGTCGGCAACTTTTATGGCCTGAAAATAAACCAATTCAAGAAATTGTTTTTCCTCAAATTCTAGACACTGCACAAGGATCGATGACAGCACTATGGTTGATGTTGTCTCAACAAGAAATCAAAAATTATGCGGCTTCTACCCGTTACAGCCGATTTATCTTCATCACATCCCCTCACCCAATGCTGTTGTGGGTGACAGTACTCTACAATCGGCAATTGGCTCCTAAGTGGCTGCCATGCTACTTAGATATGCAAAATCCCCAAAATCTTAAAATGGTAAGTCTCCTGACTGAAAATGAACACTATCCTTTGATTTTCTTTACTCTGGAAGAACCACATTCCTGCACCCAGGTTCTCAGCAGTCGCATTGAGCCAACTCAGCGGCAATTATTGAAAACCTGGGTGCAACAGAGTCACACTCTACCACCCACTTCTCAAGCCCAGTTGAGCAGACAGCTATTAAAGCAGCAGTATAAACAAATACAATCTCGGATATTGCAGCATTTGGAATCAGAGCCACAGGTTGTATTATCAAGGTTTTAA
- the gltX gene encoding glutamate--tRNA ligase, with product MTVRVRIAPSPTGNLHIGTARTAVFNWLFARHHGGKFILRIEDTDLERSRPEYTDNILEGLRWLGLNWDEGPFFQSQRLDLYKEAVQKLLEQGLAYRCYTTSEELEALREAQKARGEAPRYDNRHRNLTPEQRAAFEAEGRSFVIRFKIEDGREIVWNDLVRGKMSWRGSDLGGDMVIARASEEASGQPLYNFVVVVDDIDMQITHVIRGEDHIANTAKQILLYEALGAKIPEFSHTPLILNMEGRKLSKRDGVTSISDFQKMGFTAEGLVNYMTLLGWSPPDSTQEIFTLETAAKEFGFERVNKAGAKFDWDKLDWLNSQYIHKTPVDKLTDLLIPYWQAAGYKFDGGRERPWLEQLVTLISQSLTRLVDAVPQSQLFFSDTVEFSEEGSTQLKQEGSAAVLEAIVTALENQPQLSEAAAQEIIKQVVKEQKVKKGLVMRSLRAALTGDVHGPDLIQSWLLLNQIGLDKPRLSRAITEVN from the coding sequence GTGACTGTTAGAGTCCGTATTGCGCCGAGTCCAACCGGAAATTTACATATTGGTACAGCTAGAACGGCTGTATTTAACTGGTTATTTGCCCGCCACCACGGCGGGAAATTTATCCTGCGAATAGAAGATACAGATTTAGAGCGATCGCGTCCCGAATACACCGACAATATTCTTGAAGGACTGCGCTGGCTAGGGTTGAACTGGGATGAAGGGCCATTTTTTCAATCCCAACGCCTGGATCTTTATAAAGAAGCAGTACAAAAACTGCTAGAGCAAGGATTAGCTTATCGTTGCTATACCACTTCCGAAGAATTAGAGGCTCTGAGAGAAGCCCAAAAAGCGAGAGGTGAAGCTCCTCGGTATGACAACCGTCACCGCAACCTCACCCCAGAACAACGCGCCGCCTTTGAAGCCGAAGGTCGCTCCTTTGTGATTCGCTTCAAAATCGAAGATGGGCGGGAAATTGTCTGGAATGACCTAGTAAGGGGAAAGATGTCTTGGCGAGGTAGCGATTTAGGTGGTGATATGGTCATCGCTCGCGCCTCAGAAGAGGCTAGCGGTCAACCTTTATACAACTTTGTGGTTGTCGTGGATGACATCGATATGCAAATCACCCATGTCATCCGCGGAGAAGACCACATCGCCAACACCGCCAAGCAAATTTTACTGTATGAAGCTTTGGGTGCAAAAATCCCAGAGTTTTCTCACACGCCGCTGATTTTGAATATGGAAGGGCGCAAGCTTTCTAAGCGAGATGGTGTCACTTCCATTTCTGACTTTCAGAAAATGGGCTTTACTGCTGAAGGCTTGGTAAATTACATGACATTGCTAGGTTGGTCGCCACCAGATTCGACGCAAGAAATATTTACCTTAGAAACAGCAGCGAAAGAATTTGGCTTTGAGCGCGTCAATAAAGCAGGTGCAAAGTTTGACTGGGATAAGCTGGATTGGTTAAACAGTCAGTATATCCACAAGACGCCAGTAGATAAACTCACAGATTTACTCATCCCCTATTGGCAAGCGGCTGGGTATAAATTTGATGGTGGAAGAGAACGCCCCTGGTTAGAACAGCTAGTAACTTTAATTAGTCAGAGTTTGACTCGCCTGGTAGATGCAGTACCTCAAAGCCAACTGTTTTTTAGCGATACAGTTGAATTTAGCGAGGAAGGTAGTACGCAACTGAAGCAAGAAGGCTCGGCGGCTGTTCTTGAAGCGATTGTCACAGCTTTAGAAAATCAGCCGCAATTGTCAGAAGCCGCTGCCCAGGAGATTATTAAACAAGTAGTGAAAGAACAAAAAGTCAAAAAAGGCTTAGTAATGCGATCGCTCCGAGCAGCCTTAACTGGAGATGTTCATGGCCCTGACTTAATCCAATCTTGGTTACTACTAAATCAGATTGGTTTAGATAAGCCGCGCTTGAGTCGAGCAATCACAGAAGTTAATTAG